CATCGGTGTGTCTAGCAGATGCCGAACACCGTCGCGCGCTGTTAGCAGGTTAGACACCTGTGTGGCATAGCGAACTATCTGGTCGCGTGCCTCCGAGAGGATTACTTGATCTATCGGCTCCTCAGCAGCTTCGTCCTCCTCTTCCTCTGGTGCTGACGAGCTCTCTTTGATCAGCTCTAGCAGTTGACCAACACGACCGAGTAGCTCTTTACCAGTAAAGCTAGGTGTGAGTATCTCTAGGAGAGGCTGTCGTATCGCCTCATCAGCATCTTTCGTAAGCTCCTCGATGATCTCACGAAGCTCCGATGCTTTGATGGCATAGTGATGGAGAGCTATCTGCTCCATCAGGGTAGTCGTCAGCTCACCAAAGAGCTTGCGCGTCAAGGGGGCTGCCAGCCAAAGTTGCAAGCGTGAGCAGGTGAGCTTGACACGAGTTAGCTCTCTATCTGAGGGACTCACGAGCCCGAAGATGTTTAGGTATCTACGTATCCAAGTCGCGACAGAGGTGTACTGGAGGGGGTAGCCCATCGTCACGTTGAGCGATGTGCAGGTCGGCTGCTTGAGCGACTTCATCAGAGGGATGAGCGTTTTCTCATCGTTGAGGACGATCGCTATGCGTAGCTCTTCGAGTGCTTTAGGATCGCGCTCGATGATCTCGTCGATGAGACTATTGACCACTTGTGGCTGGAGAATGGTTGAGTTGAGCGAGAGGAGATGGATCTCTGGCGAATGCCCACGAGCCTCTTCTCCGTCTATGACCTCACCTCCGTCTATGACCTCACCTCCGAGAAGATTGACGTTTTGCTCGATCGTACGGTAGAGATGATTTGTAAATTCGTCTGTAGCGTCTAGCGAGACTTTCTGCCAGTAAAACTGCACCTTGAGCGCATCAGCATCGGCTGTCCGTAGCTTCTTGATGATCTCCTGCTCCGCTGGCGTCAGGTTGTAAAGTCCCACGAAGGAGACCAAGCTGATCTTCGAGCCACTATGGCGACGTAGCTCTCTGAGTAGATCATCATCAGTAAAGTCTCGCTCCGCAACGAGCCTATAAGCTGCTGCTCGGTATGCCACTCCGAGCTCGGTCAAACGTGCATTAAATCGCTTATAAATCTCTCTCCAGACGATGGAGAAGTGGAGATACTCTGCGCCGTGCGCTTTTTTGAAAAAGTCTTTAGGCAGTGTGGTCCAAAACTTTTGGATTGCGTCGCGCTCCTCTTCTGTTAGGAACTCGTAGTCATCAAAAGCATCTAGCTCCTCGAGATTTCCCAAGAGCATCTCCACATGCGCCAGGGCAAGATCCATATCTTGGAAGTCTCGTAGCATGCGCTCCGTCTGACTCAGGCGAAGCATCTGATCTGTCTCCGTCTGCGCCTCGCCCTGCTCCGCCAGATAAGCTGCGTAGACCTCGTAGAGTATCGATATGAGTGCTGTGTTGTCTAGGATGACCCGCCCACTCATCTCAGTGATCCACTCGTCGATGGTGACTATGCGAGGCAGGATAGTGGCAGCATCGGCCAGTTGCGCGATGAGCTCACGCTGTAAGAATGTGCCAGCACGCTTTGTCGGCACCACCACCAGCTGCTCTCTCAGCGGTGTGTCACTATTGCGCAGTTGCCTGACGACCTGCGAGAGAAAGTTGTCACTAGAGTCCATAGATACCCAAGACTAAAAGGTTATTACACATGTGTAGCGCGACCGATGGCCAGAGCGAACCTGTAGCCCAGCGCAGGTAACCCAGCAAGAGGGCCAGAAAGAAGATCTGTAGCATCCCCACGGGGTTGAGGTGCATCACGGCAAAAAGTAGTGCGGGCAGGAGGATAACACTCCAGCGTGGGAAGCGTCTCAGCATCATCCACCCCATGAGTGCCCCTCGGAAGAAGAGTTCCTCAGCAATCGGCGTCAGCACCCCGACGATGAGGAGAGACCACCCTATATTCGACTCCCCGATGAGCGTCGTCTGCGCCTCCTCGACCATCTTACTCCAGTTGCGTAGCCACGCACCGCCCCACCCCTCTGGCCATACGGAGACGAGTGCTTGATTGCTCCATGCGAGGAACAGATAGATAGCCACAGCAAGGATTGCGTAGAGGAGGAAGCGTGGCAGCCTCACCCCCTTTAAGTATTGTCTGAGCGGTTCGAGTGGCAGGGCTAGCAGTTCATAAGGCTCCTGCGGGGCTGGCTGATGGTAGAGTCTTTGGTAGCCCCATAGGTAAGTCCATGTGGCAAGTAGCGCACTGCCTCCGAAGGCGATGACTCCCACCCAGGAGACTGGGAGCAGTGGGTACGCCAGCACAAAGAGGATTAAGGAGTATAGGAGCAGTAAGACCAGCATCAGCGCACCTTAAAGTAATAGCCCAGCCCCACCGTGACGCCCAGCTCGCCCGCACGGCCATAGTCATCGCGCACGGTCGTGGCAAAGATGTCGCTCAGACCGTAGTAGAAGTGTCCGCTCAGCGTGATCCTATGCCTCTGAGCTATGTCTAGGCTCATGACGGGACCGCCTTTGAGACCCCACGAGAACTTGCTAAAGAGCGGATAGACATGTCGTCTCTTGACGACGGATCGCGTCTCTTCGCTCGGCGTAGGGCTGCTCACATCTCGTATGATGTAGCCCACACTTGGTCCCACCTCTAGTCCCAGCTGAAACGTACCAAAGGGATAGTAGAGGTGTGCCATCAGCGTCAAGTCTATGAAGTCCATATCTCTTGCGAAGCTGTAGGCGATCGGCTTCGTATACTCCTCTCGCCATCCACGCTGCTCGTAAGAGAGACGCATCGTCATGCCCGTATATTTCTGATTGGTCAGCAGCACCCCCACGTAGCCCATAGCACCTAGGTGAGGTAGCATCTCCACGCGAGGCACTAGGTCGAGCATCGATCCACTCACACCACCACCACCTCCTATGCGCACCTCTAGAGGCTTCAGCTGGGAGCGCTGAGCCTGTGCGGGGAGTATGGTGCAGAGGAGTGTGAGGAGCAGTCCGCTCCACCATTTCATCAAGCTTAGCATAGTGCTGATCTACTCTGACAGAGGGATCTGCTGACGCTGCACCCCCCGTGGACTATAAGTGATGAAGAAGAGGTTCAAGTTCGTGTAGCCCCCTCTCCCAGAGCTACGCCCCGTGATGGCTGGTGCAAAGAGGAAGCCCGACTGCAGACCATCGCTAGGCAGCTGATGCTGGTACTGCTGGAAGCCCCGTCCATACGACGAGAGAGCCGATATAAAGTAGCGCACCACGTCGTACCCCAGCAAGGCATAGCTTGGATAGCCCTCCTCTATATCACGTCCGTACCAATGCTTGTAAGATTCCCGGACTTGCTGACTCTCGGGTAGCTCCCGATCCCAGTAAAAGGTGGAAAAGATCGTAGCCCCTACCGCTTGCAGACGTTCATCTATATTCTTGCCATAGGTTTGCCACTGCGGATATCCGAAGAGCTGATAGTCACTCGTCGAGAGCTGCGCATCACGCATCGCATCCAGTACAGCCGTAAGGTCCGCCTTCTTGCTTGAGTTGAGCAGGATCACACACTTCTTACCACCCTGGCGAGGCCACTGCCCGACAGCTAGCTCTCGCAGAGAGCGGCTTTGCGTGGAGATACCCGCCTCTCGGCAGGCTGTCTCGATCGCCTTAAACTTGTCCGCCTGATCGCCCTCGCCACAGCGCACGAGTAGCACTTCGTAGTCCGCATAACGCTCTACAAAGGCTTGCTGCAGTCTCTCCGTGACACGATACTGTGCGGGGTTGAGCTGGAAGAAGTGGTCGTACAGCTGCCCCTTACCGCTCTGCCATACAAAGGGCGAGAGGTAGACCGCCTGTTGCACCTTGGCGCGCTGAGCTAGTAGCTCCACGCTCTGCTCTGAGTCACCACCGATGATCAGGTCGTACCGCTCGCCCTCCTTGCTCTTGAGGAGCTGCTCGAGTGCCGAGCGATTGACGGCTGCATCGACTTGTAGATCAATGCTCACGCCCTGACGCTGCAAACGCTCGATACCTAGGAGTACACCCTCGTAAAAGTGCAGATAGCGACTAGGCTGCCCACTCTCTCGCAGAGGAAGTATCAGGGCCACCCGCACTTGCGCTATCTGAGTACCATTCAGCGGGCTGGGCTCCTTCTTAAGCTTAGCTCCAGAGGCTACTACGATCCGCTCCCCTACTGCGATCTGCGCATCATGCTTCTGCGGGTTTAGCTCGAGGAGCTGGCCCATTGTCAAGCCATACTTACGACTAATGCCGAAGAGCGTCTCGCCGGACTGCACCACGTGAATGCCTGGCTCAGCCTGCACGACGGCTGGTGCCTCGACATAGATTGTGTCAGGCTTGCGCTGGGGTATCAGGAGCGTCTGTCCCTCACGAATGCCCCACTGACTGCCCTCATTAAGCCGGTAGATCTCCTCTTCGGAGACTCCGTAGCGCTTGGAGATAGCGTAGACCGTCTCCAACTTCTTGACCACATGCCGTAGAGGCGCCTGTGCCATGAGCGAGGTCGTGATTAGGAGCAGGCTCATGCAGAGCAAGAGAATACGCTGTAATATCTGTTTCATCGGTTTATCTCTCTTTTTACTTAGACAAAGGTAGCATAAATAGCACTCTTGGTCAACCGTTCTCCCCAAGAGATTTTAGTTTCATAGGTAGGAAACTTTAGTTTCATACGGAGGAAACTCCAGTTTCATACGGAGGAAACTCCAGTTTCATACGGGTGAAACTGGAGTGCCAAAGGGGGGTGGCACTAGAGTTTCACCCGATGGAACTTACATCTCCGCGCCTCCAGGCAACAAAAAGTCCCCGTAGCAATACTACGAGGACTCACAGATGTTTATTTGACGAGGGGGCTATCGGGGGAGCTGCTCGGTGGCTAAAGCGGTCGCCACGTCGTGGTAGTGCAGCAGAGCGTCGAGCGTCGGGGTGGCGTCGTAGGGTACGGCCGTCATAATTGGCTCAATGAGTCGCGCTATCTCAGTGAAGCCAATACGCTCATCGAGGAAGGCGCGCACAGCGACCTCGTTGGCCGCATTGAGCAAGCAGGGAATATTGCCACCCTGTCGGAACGCTTCGAAGGCGAGACCCAAGCAGGGGAAGTGGGCTGCGTCTGGCTCCTCAAAATGAAGCGTCGTGCCGACAAACGGCTGACGCGCTATGGGTAGCGGCTCACGCACACCACCATGGAGCGCTAGGCTGATCGGGAGACGCATGTCGGGGACGGCTAGCTGCGCCTTGACCGAGCCATCGGCAAACTGCAC
The sequence above is a segment of the Porphyromonas vaginalis genome. Coding sequences within it:
- a CDS encoding PD-(D/E)XK nuclease family protein, which encodes MDSSDNFLSQVVRQLRNSDTPLREQLVVVPTKRAGTFLQRELIAQLADAATILPRIVTIDEWITEMSGRVILDNTALISILYEVYAAYLAEQGEAQTETDQMLRLSQTERMLRDFQDMDLALAHVEMLLGNLEELDAFDDYEFLTEEERDAIQKFWTTLPKDFFKKAHGAEYLHFSIVWREIYKRFNARLTELGVAYRAAAYRLVAERDFTDDDLLRELRRHSGSKISLVSFVGLYNLTPAEQEIIKKLRTADADALKVQFYWQKVSLDATDEFTNHLYRTIEQNVNLLGGEVIDGGEVIDGEEARGHSPEIHLLSLNSTILQPQVVNSLIDEIIERDPKALEELRIAIVLNDEKTLIPLMKSLKQPTCTSLNVTMGYPLQYTSVATWIRRYLNIFGLVSPSDRELTRVKLTCSRLQLWLAAPLTRKLFGELTTTLMEQIALHHYAIKASELREIIEELTKDADEAIRQPLLEILTPSFTGKELLGRVGQLLELIKESSSAPEEEEDEAAEEPIDQVILSEARDQIVRYATQVSNLLTARDGVRHLLDTPMHVAYLLEQLLAVGSIPFEGAPLEGLQVMGFLETRTLTFDYVIMLNVQEGDLPKSSHTTTLIPDMLRRAFGMTTYRTEDDTNAYHFYRLIQGAKEVYLLQDTRPKSISSMEPSRYVDQIRYLTNLKPQESAYADPLEARDEMVPQITGQDEEVRRYIAQLASGKRTFSPSDLITYYKCPYQFYLKKIKGVGEPRPEPGVVTQIELGSIVHEYLELFYKGLVQKPGDVITRDQLEHKVSRQMLTDIYKEIVSDKSAPDEILLTDLERYIYKALEIDRLLLGESGTLQLLASETKMMNVTFEWDEHTIHMTAQPDRVDKVCGGVCRIVDYKTGIIKQPKKLKKLDSDTLTSWRFQENNYKLGGYMLQSYLYALLYAQEVKGGIQKVNGGIHEVQPTLYSLAPAVPASEGAIYFESPKDLDVIRKIVLEYLNQLVNPKNHFYQTSVQNICNECNYRTICGRKKLDF
- a CDS encoding CPBP family intramembrane glutamic endopeptidase — translated: MLVLLLLYSLILFVLAYPLLPVSWVGVIAFGGSALLATWTYLWGYQRLYHQPAPQEPYELLALPLEPLRQYLKGVRLPRFLLYAILAVAIYLFLAWSNQALVSVWPEGWGGAWLRNWSKMVEEAQTTLIGESNIGWSLLIVGVLTPIAEELFFRGALMGWMMLRRFPRWSVILLPALLFAVMHLNPVGMLQIFFLALLLGYLRWATGSLWPSVALHMCNNLLVLGIYGL
- a CDS encoding porin family protein; the protein is MLSLMKWWSGLLLTLLCTILPAQAQRSQLKPLEVRIGGGGGVSGSMLDLVPRVEMLPHLGAMGYVGVLLTNQKYTGMTMRLSYEQRGWREEYTKPIAYSFARDMDFIDLTLMAHLYYPFGTFQLGLEVGPSVGYIIRDVSSPTPSEETRSVVKRRHVYPLFSKFSWGLKGGPVMSLDIAQRHRITLSGHFYYGLSDIFATTVRDDYGRAGELGVTVGLGYYFKVR
- a CDS encoding PBP1 and LysM peptidoglycan-binding domain-containing protein, whose protein sequence is MKQILQRILLLCMSLLLITTSLMAQAPLRHVVKKLETVYAISKRYGVSEEEIYRLNEGSQWGIREGQTLLIPQRKPDTIYVEAPAVVQAEPGIHVVQSGETLFGISRKYGLTMGQLLELNPQKHDAQIAVGERIVVASGAKLKKEPSPLNGTQIAQVRVALILPLRESGQPSRYLHFYEGVLLGIERLQRQGVSIDLQVDAAVNRSALEQLLKSKEGERYDLIIGGDSEQSVELLAQRAKVQQAVYLSPFVWQSGKGQLYDHFFQLNPAQYRVTERLQQAFVERYADYEVLLVRCGEGDQADKFKAIETACREAGISTQSRSLRELAVGQWPRQGGKKCVILLNSSKKADLTAVLDAMRDAQLSTSDYQLFGYPQWQTYGKNIDERLQAVGATIFSTFYWDRELPESQQVRESYKHWYGRDIEEGYPSYALLGYDVVRYFISALSSYGRGFQQYQHQLPSDGLQSGFLFAPAITGRSSGRGGYTNLNLFFITYSPRGVQRQQIPLSE